AAGTGAAACGAATCAATGGGTGGGATAAGCTTTTTCAATCTTTGTTCGCTGGAGATACAATCATTCTTGTAGATGGCATTGCACAAGGGTTAAGTACGTATACCAAGGGCGGCGAGTCACGTTCTATTGAAGAACCGCCAACCGAAATTTCTTTACGAGGACCACGTGAAGGGTTTACAGAATCGCTTCGTACAAATACTGCGTTGGTTAGGCGCCGTATTAAAAATCAGGACTTGTGGGTGAAGTCCATTACGCTTGGTAAAATGACCAATACTGATGTAGAAATTATGTATATTGATGGATTGGCAAGAGATAAAGTCGTACAGGAAGTGTGTGAACGATTAAAAAGGATAAATATAGACAGCATTTTGGAATCTGGTTATATTGAAGAGCTGATTGAGGATCAGTCTGCAACCACTTTTCCAACCGTTCAACATACAGAACGGCCGGACTCAGTTGCAGGCAATCTTTTAGAAGGCAGGGTTGCAATTTTTATAGACGGTACACCGTTTGTGTTAATTGTGCCGGCCGTCTTTATTCAATTTTTTCAATCGGTAGATGATTATTACAGCCGCGCTGATATTGCGACCAGTATTCGTATGTTAAGAATTCTTATCTTTTTAATATCTCTTTTTGCACCTGCTGTGTATGTCGCGGCTACTACATTTCATCAAGAAATGATTCCGACCCAGCTGTTGATTGTTCTTGCTGCTCAACGTGAAGCGGTCCCTTTTCCAGCCGTTATTGAAGCTATTCTTATGGAATTAACATTTGAAATATTGAGGGAAGCAGGCGTAAGAATGCCAAAAGCAGTTGGACAAACAATATCTATTGTTGGTGCTCTCGTTATTGGTCAAGCGGCTGTGCAAGCTGGGATTGTTTCTCCGGCGATGGTCATTATTGTAGCTATTACTGCCATAGCCAGCTTTGCTACCCCTTCCTATTCGATTGCGATATCAGCACGACTTATTCGATTCGGGATGATGATTGCCGCTGCTGCCTTCGGCTTTTACGGGATTATTCTTTCGTTTATTATTTTGTTGGTCCATTTGTGCAGCCTTCGTTCTTTTGGGGTTCCTTATATGGCGCCAATGGCTCCATTTATACCTTCAGGAGCAGATGATACGATAGTTCGGTTGCCATGGTGGGGAGGAAAAGAACGACCAAGATTGACGGTAGATAAAAATTCAATCCGGCAAGGAGAAAATCAAAAACCAAAACCTCCATCCAGTCGAACGATGAAATGATCTTTTTATATTAAGATCGAATAGGTAAGGTGACAACATGAAGATGGGATCGTTTATTTTACTATTACTCATAAATATGATAATTCTTTCGGGATGCTGGAGTAATAGAGAACTTCCGGACTTGGCTTTAGTTTCTGCATTAGGAATTGATAAGGCCGAAAATGGTCAATATGTCGGTACGATACAAGTGATAAATCCGGGAAATGTTGCGGGGGGAGAGGGTACACAGGGAACTGGTTCAGAGAGCGCTCCGATCACGACATATACAGCTTTAGGTGGAAACTTGACAGAAATCAATAGAAGGGTATCGAGCCAAGTATCACGCAGGCCATATTATGCTCATACGAATTTACTTGTTATTGGTGAAAAACTTGCCCGCGAAGAAGGTATTGCAAAAATTTTTGATTCGTTAGAGCGGGACCCTGAATTCCGAACGACTACGAAAGCGGTAATTGCCACGAATAATACGAAAGTAGAAGATATTATTAGTACCTTGACTACGATTGATAAAATCCCTTCCAATAAAGTTATTAAAACATTAGAGTCGACCGAACAAATTTGGGGTCAACATTTGAATGTGGATACAAGAGATGTATTATCAAAAATGGCAACACCTGGTCAAGCCCCAATCATTACTTGCTTTAGTATGGAAGGAGATGAAAAGCAAGGGAAGAGTTTAGAAAATATCCAAGCAACTGAACCGGAAGCACGCCTTCAAGCAGCTGGAATGGCAGTTTTCAAAGATGGAAAGATGGTTGATAAGATTTCAGGAGATGTGTCAAAAGGGACAATGTGGTTATTAGATAAAATTAAAGCTACTGCTGTATCCATTGATTGGAAAGGGGAAACGGATGCCATCGTTTACCATGCAGTCCGCCAAAAAACAGACGTTAAGGCGGAAGTTACAGATAAAAATAAGCCTAAAATTTCGGTAAAAGTTTCAGCTGAAGGGGGAATAGGGGAAGTGGCCGTGCCAGTTGATCTTAGTAATCCCCAAGTATTGAGTCAATTTCAAGAGGTATTAGGTGAAAAAATAAAACAAAATATAATGTCATCAATTCAAAAAGCCCAAGAACTGAAAACAGATTTTCTGGGCTTCGGTGAAGCTGTTCATCGCGCAGATCCAAAAGCATGGAAAAGCATAAAAGGGGAGTGGGAAGATTCCTATTTTCCTGAAGTGGAGGTAGATATTACGGTCGATGCATTTGTGAGAAGAACGGGATTAAGAAATGAACCGCTTCTTTCAAATATGGAAAATTGATAAGGGGGGGAAAGTGTGGAGAATGCTAAAATAAATGCAATGCAGCTGTTTGTTCTCATTTTTCTGTTTGAACTAGGCAGCGCGCTTTTAATTCCTCTTGGAACAGATGCTAAACAGGATGCCTGGCTTGCCATTCTAACAGGAATGGCGGGAGGGGTGTTCTTGTTTTATATTTATCTGCGGTTGTATAAATATTATCCTGATATTCTGCCAACCGAGTATATGCAAATTTTGCTTGGAAAAATTTTCGGGAAAATACTTGCTTGTATTTATATAATTTATTTTTTGTATATTTCCGCAAGAGTACTTCGCGATTTTGGAGAAATGCTCTTAACGTTTGCATACGAAGAAACGCCATTATTTATAGTAAATGCTCTGTTGCTGCTTACGATAGTTTACACAGTACATAAAGGTATTGAGGTTATAGCCCGTACAGGTGAACTGCTTTTTGTTGTGCAGTATTTTTTAGCAGTCGCTGGATTTATTTTGGTCATCGTATCAGGGTTAATAGATATTAAAAATTTAAAGCCAGTGCTTGAAAGTGGAGTAATGCCGGTGGTAAAGACATTTCTTAAGGAGACATGGTATATTCCTTTCGGCGAAGTAGTTGCTTTTATTATGATATTTCCTTATATAAACAGACCAAAAAAACTGAAAAAAGCGGGGATTGCTGCTATTGTTTTAAGCGGGGTAAATCTGGTAATTACGATGGCTATTAATATTGCTGTACTCGGTGTTGATCTTACCTCACGCTCTCAGTTTCCGCTGCTTAATACGATACAAGCAATCCAAGTAGCAGAATTTTTGGAACGCTTAGACGTTTTTTTTATGATTGCTTTAATTGTTGGTGGATTTATTAAAATAACCATCTATTTTTATGCTGCCGTGACAGGAGTGTCCAATTTATTTCATGTAAAAAAAGCATCAAAGCTAGCCTATCCATTAGGGATTGTTGTACTGATTTTATCGTTATCCATTGCAAGCAGCTACACTGAACATATTCAAGAAGGACTCACGTTGGTCTCGTTGTACATGCATTTGCCGCTGCAAGTTATTATACCTATCCTATTGTTAATCATTGCATTTTTTAAAAATAAAAATAAAGAGCGCTCTATGTAAAGAAAACGCTCCATGTTTTAATACTTGGGGTTATTCTTTTTTTCTAGCCAGTTTTTCTCTGTCTTTTGTCCCCGGGGGTTGTTCGAACCAGTTGTGTTTAATCATAATATCGGCTCCGCTTTTTGCGTATTTCGCAATTTCAAGAGATAAACGTTCATAGTTTAGTGCTAAATCATTTCGCTGACTGGCTGCTGCTGCTGTACCGTAATTCCCTGTCCCAGCTGAGGTTAAAAGCGCCATATGAAACATGATTAATTTGTCAGAAAATGTTTTCGTCGTTGAATCGCTTACGCTCAAGTCGGGCATCCGCGGGGTCGCAATGTCGTTTTCAAGCAAAATATCAGAAAAAATTTGAATATGTTTATTGGATATCTCTTTTCCGCGCAGCATATAATCTTGAATTTCTTTGGAGTGTGAAGTTTGTGCAAAACTAAGACTTAGTTTTACACCTATCGAATTTGTTAATATGTTCATGTATAAATGAGAAATTTCAATAGCATTTAATGGCCGTTTTCTTGTAAAAGGATTTAAACCGCTGTAATATTTTTTGCTCTCCACATAATCCGTTTCTTTCGGTAATTCAATATAAGGGTGGGTAGCATGCAGCTCTTTTGATTCTGCAATTTCTGTCGTTTGATTATAAAGAGTGGAAGTGTCGATAAGCGACTTCGTGAAAAAGTTTCTTATATCTTTTCTTTTGCTCATGCTTACAAAACCACTGTACGTCATCATTCCAACTTTAGACATGTGGTTCAAATATGTTAAACAGAACGCATCGGAATACAGCCAGGGAGCATTCATGTAAACATCTTCCTCGGTAAATCCGTGAGGGGCAGCATAATCTTCTTTGTCAAATAGGTTTAATAAATAGTCTAAATGTCCGGTTGATATATCATAGCCAAATTGAACAGCAGGTATTATATCTTTATCTTCTAAATGTTTAAGCATAAACCCAAGAATACATTTTGCCATACTATCATACATGTACGTTGTCCAAAGACAACCAATTTCTGCCGACGTTAAGCGGTTCTTTTCATCAATCATTAAGTATTACCTCCTAAAATTGACGGGGGAAAATTAGTTTTTCTCAACATAAGGATAATAAACATGTTTGTAATCGAAATGTTTAAGTAAGTCTCTTAACCAGTATCCATCTGATCACACTCCCCACTACTAATCCAATGGGCAAAGAGAGAATAGGCAGCCAAATTGGGCCTATCAGCATTCCAAAAATTGTAAATGAAGGGGAAAAAATTAAGCCAATTGTTACAAAATAGGCCGAAAAAGCGAGTGGCAAGTAGGAAAATGGTTTTTCGCCTCCTCCTGCATCTTTATATGCATCCCATATGGCAAAGAAATAGAGACAAGGATAAAACATAAGCCACTGATAGTTTGTCTGATCAATTGCTTCTTGAATATTTCCATGAAAACTCAATACAATCACATGATTAAAATTCCCCATAACATTAACAAGAAACTCTAAAAAAATTAAAACGATGCCTTTTGTATATTTTCCGTTTAGTAAATGTCCAAAACCAGGCAGGGCAATACTCCATAGCAGCATTTCTAATTTTTTACTACTTGTATGATTTAACTTCTTTATCATGTCTATATATTACCTAACATTCAAATTTACGTTTGCTGCTATAAAGGACTGCATATATCCGCGTGTTGTTTTTATATCCACGCGATCCCAGGTGCAGGGAAGTTGTTTCTCTAGCAGCCTGATAAGTTGTAAGTAAGCCCATTTGGAAAGGTCTCTGAATCCTGATTTTATTAAATTTTTAGCTTGTTCCATACACTGTCTTCCTCCTCAATAAATAGCGCACATCGAGTATAGTTTGTCGAAAACAAAATGGGTTTATACAGTGTATTAATAAGAATATATAAACGTAGTACTTAATTGAAATGTACGAATACAATAGTGATAATCAAAACGCATATAACACAAGCTTCTGGTTGATGAACGTTTATCTTTTGATATAATGAAATCTGGATTTTCGAATGATTCGATAATACCAGTACTAAAACCTAATTTTAAATAAATTCACATGTTAGAGGGGTTATATTCTATGCCTCATCCGTGAGTAATAAAAAAAGAGATCGTGTACGATTTCAAAGATGAAAGATGGATAAAAAATATCGAACAATTAAGACAAAAGGATAATAAAGTAATCCTCACATTTGATGACGGACCGAGCCGTAAACTGGAAGCGATTTTAGATGTTTTAAAAGAAAAACAGGTTCAAGCAGTTTTTTTTTGGAATTCAAGATTACTTTATCCACAAAGACCGTGGCAAAGAGTAGTACAAGAAGGCCATAAAATCGGTTCCCATGCTCATAATCATAAAAACCTGACGACTTTAACGAAAAGCGAGCAATATAAGCAAATAAAAACAAGTGTGGAAAAAATACAAGAAATGACAGGGTTAGATGTTCAATGGTTCAGACCGCCATTTGGGCAATATAACGAGGAAACAATGGAAATTCTTAGAGAGTTATGTTTAACACCTGTAATGTGGGAAATTTCTTCTTATGATTGGGAAAACAAGTCTTCTCCT
This DNA window, taken from Alteribacillus bidgolensis, encodes the following:
- a CDS encoding spore germination protein, with the translated sequence MKFKLKKLSRSRSKSIPAKPSKKEEPLDHSLTNNLEEITKKTGNSSDIVIRKLTLNNDEKSTAAIIYVEGIVDNRSIDDFLIHSLINDDDLHHVEAEEEILEKIAAKVVSLGEVKRINGWDKLFQSLFAGDTIILVDGIAQGLSTYTKGGESRSIEEPPTEISLRGPREGFTESLRTNTALVRRRIKNQDLWVKSITLGKMTNTDVEIMYIDGLARDKVVQEVCERLKRINIDSILESGYIEELIEDQSATTFPTVQHTERPDSVAGNLLEGRVAIFIDGTPFVLIVPAVFIQFFQSVDDYYSRADIATSIRMLRILIFLISLFAPAVYVAATTFHQEMIPTQLLIVLAAQREAVPFPAVIEAILMELTFEILREAGVRMPKAVGQTISIVGALVIGQAAVQAGIVSPAMVIIVAITAIASFATPSYSIAISARLIRFGMMIAAAAFGFYGIILSFIILLVHLCSLRSFGVPYMAPMAPFIPSGADDTIVRLPWWGGKERPRLTVDKNSIRQGENQKPKPPSSRTMK
- a CDS encoding Ger(x)C family spore germination protein: MGSFILLLLINMIILSGCWSNRELPDLALVSALGIDKAENGQYVGTIQVINPGNVAGGEGTQGTGSESAPITTYTALGGNLTEINRRVSSQVSRRPYYAHTNLLVIGEKLAREEGIAKIFDSLERDPEFRTTTKAVIATNNTKVEDIISTLTTIDKIPSNKVIKTLESTEQIWGQHLNVDTRDVLSKMATPGQAPIITCFSMEGDEKQGKSLENIQATEPEARLQAAGMAVFKDGKMVDKISGDVSKGTMWLLDKIKATAVSIDWKGETDAIVYHAVRQKTDVKAEVTDKNKPKISVKVSAEGGIGEVAVPVDLSNPQVLSQFQEVLGEKIKQNIMSSIQKAQELKTDFLGFGEAVHRADPKAWKSIKGEWEDSYFPEVEVDITVDAFVRRTGLRNEPLLSNMEN
- a CDS encoding DUF3231 family protein; protein product: MIDEKNRLTSAEIGCLWTTYMYDSMAKCILGFMLKHLEDKDIIPAVQFGYDISTGHLDYLLNLFDKEDYAAPHGFTEEDVYMNAPWLYSDAFCLTYLNHMSKVGMMTYSGFVSMSKRKDIRNFFTKSLIDTSTLYNQTTEIAESKELHATHPYIELPKETDYVESKKYYSGLNPFTRKRPLNAIEISHLYMNILTNSIGVKLSLSFAQTSHSKEIQDYMLRGKEISNKHIQIFSDILLENDIATPRMPDLSVSDSTTKTFSDKLIMFHMALLTSAGTGNYGTAAAASQRNDLALNYERLSLEIAKYAKSGADIMIKHNWFEQPPGTKDREKLARKKE
- a CDS encoding GerAB/ArcD/ProY family transporter, with product MENAKINAMQLFVLIFLFELGSALLIPLGTDAKQDAWLAILTGMAGGVFLFYIYLRLYKYYPDILPTEYMQILLGKIFGKILACIYIIYFLYISARVLRDFGEMLLTFAYEETPLFIVNALLLLTIVYTVHKGIEVIARTGELLFVVQYFLAVAGFILVIVSGLIDIKNLKPVLESGVMPVVKTFLKETWYIPFGEVVAFIMIFPYINRPKKLKKAGIAAIVLSGVNLVITMAINIAVLGVDLTSRSQFPLLNTIQAIQVAEFLERLDVFFMIALIVGGFIKITIYFYAAVTGVSNLFHVKKASKLAYPLGIVVLILSLSIASSYTEHIQEGLTLVSLYMHLPLQVIIPILLLIIAFFKNKNKERSM
- a CDS encoding polysaccharide deacetylase family protein translates to MYDFKDERWIKNIEQLRQKDNKVILTFDDGPSRKLEAILDVLKEKQVQAVFFWNSRLLYPQRPWQRVVQEGHKIGSHAHNHKNLTTLTKSEQYKQIKTSVEKIQEMTGLDVQWFRPPFGQYNEETMEILRELCLTPVMWEISSYDWENKSSPEVIVTNVVEHIQEGSIILLHELKQTLKVLPDLIDQIREKGFEFALL